In Funiculus sociatus GB2-C1, one DNA window encodes the following:
- a CDS encoding UPF0175 family protein has protein sequence MTASEIEVKFTVAVPKVSEEHIAQAQHKAHEAFVMELLRQGDISAGRAAKLLDIDRWQLGELMFVYDISPFDDTITREELEHEVAECARDLEKFPQ, from the coding sequence ATGACAGCATCAGAGATTGAGGTTAAGTTCACTGTAGCAGTCCCCAAAGTATCTGAAGAACACATAGCCCAAGCTCAACACAAAGCGCATGAGGCGTTTGTGATGGAACTGCTGAGGCAAGGAGATATCAGTGCGGGAAGGGCGGCAAAACTGTTAGATATAGATCGGTGGCAGCTAGGTGAGCTGATGTTTGTCTATGACATCTCACCTTTTGATGACACAATCACCAGAGAAGAACTAGAACACGAGGTAGCTGAATGCGCCCGTGATTTGGAGAAATTTCCTCAGTGA
- a CDS encoding DUF697 domain-containing protein produces MQETHINRARASLRQALSWYSSKTRVKPHSPTAALQTELEVLTNSLEKLDSSVIHIAAFGLVSRGKSAVLNALMGEKILQTGPLNGVTQWPRSVRWTPSTNSKVQVELIDTPGLDEIQGQARAEMARGVARQADLILFVVSGDITRTEYQALCELRQTQKPLILVFNKIDLYPEIDRKTIYRNLQQLGAGSLETQLTRPLEEDEIVMVAAEPAPLSVRVEWPDGRISYEWETPPPQVDELKQKILNILNREGRSLLALNALVQARVAEANIAEKTVAGLDADAEKLIWSFVRYKALAVALNPIAILDVLGGTVADLALIRSLARLYGLPMTGYEAGKLLKTILLSSGGLLLGELGTSIVFGLGKSAAAVASGENATNLTAYGSAAIAQAGIAGYGAYAVGRAAQAYLEQGCTWGQLGANTVIQEILSQVEPNTILYRLRQELQQNLGMPND; encoded by the coding sequence CTGCAAGAAACTCACATCAACCGCGCTCGTGCTAGTTTACGACAAGCGCTATCCTGGTATTCTTCCAAAACACGGGTAAAACCCCATTCCCCGACAGCCGCTTTGCAAACTGAACTAGAAGTTTTGACGAATAGTTTAGAAAAGCTAGACTCTAGCGTTATTCACATTGCTGCTTTTGGTTTAGTTAGTCGTGGTAAGTCGGCGGTTTTGAACGCCTTGATGGGAGAAAAGATTCTGCAAACAGGCCCCCTCAATGGCGTGACTCAGTGGCCTCGGTCGGTGCGGTGGACACCTAGCACTAATAGTAAAGTGCAGGTGGAGTTAATTGATACGCCTGGATTGGATGAAATTCAGGGACAAGCACGCGCAGAAATGGCGCGGGGTGTAGCGCGTCAAGCTGACTTAATTTTGTTTGTAGTTTCTGGTGACATCACGCGAACTGAATATCAGGCGCTTTGCGAATTGCGCCAAACTCAAAAACCTTTAATTTTGGTCTTTAACAAGATAGATTTATATCCTGAGATAGACCGAAAAACAATTTATCGCAATTTGCAACAACTGGGTGCTGGTAGCTTGGAGACGCAATTAACCAGACCTCTAGAAGAGGATGAAATTGTGATGGTGGCGGCGGAACCTGCACCGCTTTCAGTGCGCGTTGAATGGCCTGATGGTCGTATAAGTTATGAATGGGAAACGCCGCCGCCACAAGTAGACGAGTTGAAGCAGAAGATTTTGAATATTTTAAATCGGGAAGGGCGATCGCTTTTGGCTCTCAATGCTTTAGTTCAAGCAAGAGTTGCTGAGGCGAATATTGCCGAAAAAACTGTAGCAGGGCTTGACGCTGATGCAGAAAAGCTGATTTGGAGTTTTGTCAGATACAAGGCTCTCGCCGTCGCCCTTAATCCGATTGCTATTTTGGACGTTTTGGGAGGAACGGTGGCAGATTTGGCTCTGATTCGCTCTCTAGCGAGGTTGTACGGTCTTCCCATGACTGGATATGAAGCTGGTAAGCTTCTGAAAACAATTCTATTGAGTTCTGGTGGCTTGCTGCTGGGTGAACTCGGTACAAGTATCGTTTTTGGGTTGGGTAAGAGTGCTGCTGCTGTCGCTAGTGGTGAGAATGCAACTAATCTTACTGCTTATGGCTCCGCTGCGATCGCGCAAGCTGGTATCGCCGGATACGGAGCTTACGCGGTCGGTCGTGCGGCGCAGGCTTATCTAGAACAAGGCTGCACTTGGGGACAACTGGGAGCTAATACTGTGATTCAAGAGATTCTTAGCCAAGTCGAACCAAATACAATTCTCTATCGCTTGCGCCAGGAATTACAGCAAAACCTGGGAATGCCGAACGACTAA
- a CDS encoding flavin monoamine oxidase family protein, whose product MARSILLETLHRAYKIAQTSLNSGIPTAEVRDMFAEKISRRRLLYGGLAAASALGTAALGRDRDSVAVASGSKVLIVGAGIAGLIAGYRLSQAGVPVDIVEANNRIGGRMRSLPNAAGTSTTVELGGEFIDSGHTFMRRLVSELGLTAINLKPIDRGLVGETWYFQGTKYTLTDVANFFVPLAQKISQDLAAIGDGVTYKSYNQAGLNLDRTSIAQYLDSAPISPILRQMIRLAYTTEYGREPEEQSCLNLLFFFYEPLPKDFSVYGFSDERFHVVGGNEQVPQRLAARLSPFIQLGTALDAIRTLPDGRYQVSLRSGASAFDRIYERVLLTLPFSVLRQIPLAVDLPPAKKLAIAQLGYGTNSKLITAYQERIWRTRYNSTAAVYTDLGFQSSWEPTRYAPGTSGFITNYTGGRNGVALGSGTPETQAQILLPQLERIFPGITAKRQGEAIRAYWPGERYSRGSYSCWLVGQYSTIAGAERERVGNLFFAGEHCSLAAQGYMEGGCATGELAAWRIMQDLGLTASAAAQKARIDDTLRTRRRVNRRLAIP is encoded by the coding sequence ATGGCTAGGTCTATTCTGCTGGAAACCCTGCATCGCGCTTACAAAATCGCTCAAACTTCCCTCAACAGTGGAATTCCTACCGCTGAAGTCCGCGATATGTTCGCCGAAAAAATATCTCGCCGCCGCCTGCTTTATGGAGGTTTAGCAGCAGCTTCAGCACTGGGTACAGCAGCATTGGGACGCGATCGCGATTCCGTTGCAGTAGCTAGTGGTTCTAAAGTGCTAATTGTAGGTGCAGGAATTGCAGGTTTAATCGCTGGCTACCGCTTATCTCAAGCTGGCGTTCCTGTGGATATTGTCGAGGCGAACAACCGCATCGGCGGACGAATGCGGAGTTTACCCAACGCCGCCGGAACTTCTACCACCGTAGAACTCGGCGGAGAATTTATCGACTCCGGTCATACTTTCATGCGCCGTCTTGTCAGCGAACTCGGCTTAACCGCCATTAACCTGAAACCTATCGATCGCGGGTTAGTAGGAGAAACTTGGTATTTTCAAGGAACAAAATATACTCTCACCGATGTTGCTAATTTTTTCGTACCTTTGGCGCAGAAAATATCTCAGGATTTAGCAGCAATTGGCGATGGAGTTACCTACAAATCATACAATCAGGCGGGGCTTAATTTAGACCGTACCTCAATCGCTCAATATTTAGACTCTGCACCAATTAGCCCAATTTTGCGGCAGATGATTCGGTTAGCTTACACCACAGAATACGGTAGAGAACCAGAAGAACAATCTTGTTTAAATTTATTATTCTTCTTTTATGAGCCTTTGCCAAAAGATTTTAGCGTCTACGGGTTCAGTGATGAGCGTTTTCATGTTGTCGGAGGTAACGAACAAGTTCCTCAAAGACTCGCGGCGAGATTATCACCTTTTATCCAATTAGGAACAGCTTTAGATGCAATTCGCACCCTTCCTGATGGTCGCTACCAAGTAAGTTTACGATCGGGAGCAAGCGCTTTCGATCGCATTTATGAGCGAGTTTTATTGACGTTGCCTTTTAGCGTCCTGCGACAAATTCCCCTAGCTGTTGATTTACCCCCTGCGAAAAAGTTAGCGATCGCTCAATTAGGCTATGGCACTAATTCTAAATTAATCACAGCCTACCAGGAAAGAATCTGGCGCACTCGCTATAATTCAACCGCAGCAGTATATACAGATTTAGGGTTTCAATCTAGCTGGGAACCAACTCGTTACGCCCCTGGTACTAGCGGTTTCATAACTAACTATACAGGCGGACGCAACGGTGTAGCTTTGGGGAGTGGAACTCCGGAAACTCAAGCTCAAATATTATTACCACAATTAGAGCGAATTTTCCCCGGAATTACTGCTAAGCGACAAGGCGAAGCAATTCGAGCTTATTGGCCTGGAGAACGTTATAGTCGTGGTTCTTATTCCTGTTGGTTAGTCGGGCAATATAGTACAATTGCTGGTGCAGAAAGAGAGCGTGTAGGCAATCTCTTTTTTGCTGGCGAACATTGCTCTTTGGCAGCGCAAGGTTACATGGAAGGTGGCTGTGCAACTGGTGAACTTGCTGCTTGGAGAATTATGCAAGATTTAGGTTTGACAGCTAGTGCAGCGGCACAGAAAGCCAGAATAGATGACACTCTCAGAACTCGTCGCCGTGTTAATCGGAGACTGGCAATACCTTAA
- a CDS encoding FxLYD domain-containing protein, which yields MQTADGRTVNLGALCKQNTPSINPQRLSAVDAEAARMPISNVKYDGNLLEGRVTNQTGDTAQNIKVNYEVRDRKGNLIDNGFILAQPATVPPGASASFSGVTEKGTKVQPTFVEWSK from the coding sequence ATGCAAACTGCTGATGGCAGAACTGTGAATTTAGGTGCTTTGTGCAAACAAAATACCCCTTCAATTAATCCACAAAGGCTAAGTGCAGTTGATGCTGAAGCTGCCAGAATGCCTATCAGTAATGTGAAATATGATGGTAATTTGCTAGAGGGAAGAGTTACTAATCAAACTGGCGATACAGCGCAAAATATCAAGGTTAATTATGAAGTACGCGATCGCAAAGGCAATTTAATAGATAATGGCTTCATCTTGGCTCAACCTGCAACTGTTCCCCCCGGTGCTTCCGCCTCATTTAGTGGGGTAACGGAGAAGGGTACAAAGGTACAACCTACTTTTGTAGAGTGGAGTAAGTAA
- a CDS encoding DUF3368 domain-containing protein, whose product MIVVSDTTPLSELAKVGRLTLLQDIFGRVIIPLEVYNEVTTGTHPAVTAVQSASWIEVQSVTDINKVLTLQTDTGLDLGECAAIVLAQELGANRLLIDERTARREAQVRGLPVIGTIGILLLAKQRSHISSVKEVLDDLIANGTRISQRLYDDALTIAGE is encoded by the coding sequence GTGATTGTTGTCTCGGATACTACGCCCCTAAGCGAACTAGCAAAAGTTGGACGGCTGACGTTACTACAGGACATCTTTGGGCGCGTCATCATACCCCTAGAAGTCTACAACGAGGTAACAACGGGAACTCACCCAGCTGTTACAGCAGTGCAGTCAGCAAGTTGGATTGAGGTGCAGTCAGTCACGGATATTAATAAAGTTCTTACCCTTCAAACAGATACAGGGCTTGATTTGGGTGAGTGTGCTGCCATTGTACTTGCTCAGGAGCTGGGAGCGAATCGGCTGCTGATAGATGAGCGTACTGCGCGGCGAGAGGCGCAAGTTCGGGGATTGCCTGTTATTGGCACGATTGGAATACTGTTGCTTGCCAAACAGAGATCGCATATCTCTAGCGTTAAAGAAGTGCTAGACGACTTGATAGCCAACGGCACACGCATTAGTCAACGGCTTTATGATGATGCCTTGACGATCGCAGGAGAGTAG
- a CDS encoding TlyA family RNA methyltransferase — MAKQRLDTLLVELDLCVSRQLAQRLIRAGEVMVNQQVIDKPGTEVETEAKIKIKERSRFVSRGGEKLIHALEEFGISVQDRICLDGGISTGGFTDCLLQAGAKKVYGIDVGYGQADWKLRNDERVVLKERTNLRYLTPEELYGDEQPADLTVVDVSFISLTKILDALWQLTQPPREAVLLVKPQFEVGRERVGKKGVVRDTDDQANAIFQVLQTAQQLGWNYRGLIWSPITGPAGNIEYLLWLGMENATPNIDSTPVNPEGAKLSLEEIKQITQAAASHFRSNLKS, encoded by the coding sequence ATGGCGAAACAACGACTCGACACATTATTAGTAGAACTTGATTTATGCGTCTCCCGACAGTTAGCACAACGGCTAATTCGAGCTGGGGAGGTAATGGTAAATCAGCAAGTCATTGATAAGCCGGGAACTGAGGTAGAAACCGAGGCAAAAATTAAAATTAAAGAGCGATCGCGTTTTGTTTCTAGAGGCGGTGAAAAACTTATCCATGCTTTAGAAGAATTTGGCATTTCCGTACAAGATCGTATTTGCTTAGATGGCGGAATTTCTACTGGCGGATTCACAGATTGTTTGCTGCAAGCTGGGGCAAAAAAAGTTTACGGGATTGATGTTGGTTACGGACAAGCTGACTGGAAATTACGCAATGATGAGCGGGTAGTGTTGAAAGAACGGACTAATCTGCGCTATCTCACACCCGAAGAATTGTACGGTGATGAACAGCCAGCAGATTTAACAGTTGTAGATGTTTCGTTTATTTCCCTAACCAAAATTCTCGATGCTTTGTGGCAATTAACGCAGCCTCCCAGAGAAGCGGTATTGTTAGTGAAGCCGCAGTTTGAAGTTGGGCGCGAACGTGTAGGTAAAAAAGGCGTAGTACGAGATACTGACGATCAGGCAAATGCGATTTTTCAGGTATTGCAAACAGCCCAACAATTAGGGTGGAATTATCGCGGCTTAATTTGGTCGCCAATAACTGGCCCGGCTGGGAATATCGAGTATTTGTTGTGGTTAGGAATGGAGAACGCTACACCAAATATAGACTCCACCCCCGTTAATCCAGAGGGGGCTAAGCTGAGCTTAGAGGAGATTAAACAAATTACTCAAGCTGCTGCATCTCACTTTCGGAGTAATTTAAAATCGTAA
- a CDS encoding HNH endonuclease → MGDAKRRNKINSNNKNRHGLSKDIPLSIKREIRQRCGFGCVVCGSAIYQYEHIDPAFVDAIEHEPSKMALLCGTCHDNVTKKIWSKEKIKRALLSPKCLENGFSFGAFDIGYEHPQIVLGVTTIIDTYNLIEVFGESLLKIEPPEEIGSPFRISALFYDQFGNKIFRIVQNEWQSYSNNWDVEITGARITIRHAPKQIIFVLRVEPPNRLTHRSLIWMTQ, encoded by the coding sequence ATGGGAGATGCAAAAAGACGAAACAAAATAAATTCCAATAATAAAAATAGGCATGGCTTAAGTAAAGATATACCTTTATCGATTAAAAGAGAAATCCGACAAAGATGTGGATTTGGATGTGTAGTTTGTGGTAGTGCTATTTATCAATACGAGCATATTGATCCAGCTTTTGTTGATGCTATAGAGCATGAACCATCTAAAATGGCTTTGCTTTGTGGAACTTGCCATGATAATGTAACTAAAAAAATTTGGTCAAAGGAAAAAATTAAAAGAGCTTTGCTAAGCCCAAAGTGTTTAGAAAATGGTTTTTCCTTTGGGGCTTTTGATATTGGTTATGAGCATCCTCAAATTGTTTTAGGAGTTACAACAATAATTGATACATACAATTTAATAGAGGTTTTTGGGGAGTCACTCTTAAAAATCGAACCTCCTGAAGAGATTGGAAGCCCATTCAGAATTAGTGCTTTATTTTATGACCAATTTGGCAATAAAATTTTTAGAATAGTTCAAAATGAATGGCAGAGTTACTCTAATAACTGGGATGTAGAAATTACAGGGGCTAGAATTACAATTCGGCACGCTCCCAAACAAATAATTTTTGTGTTACGTGTTGAACCACCTAATCGATTAACTCACCGTTCGCTCATTTGGATGACCCAGTAG
- a CDS encoding vWA domain-containing protein — MTKALNHVDVCFVIDTTGSMGGFIQEAKQQLLDTIHLLSADIDIDLQVGLVEYRDHPPQDTTFVTRVYPLTAKLQEMQKNINKLEANGGGDHPEAVYDGVQDAANQMKWRRNSCRFILLVGDAPPHGFHADRDSSGFTHTDPARYPNGLTVQSVTAAAENQRVTVHALCMGSDRTTLQSFTAIATGTGGQCASVRDAKDVISQMVTVLTSEFRNLEFDGKVLDTVQRLGSLDVSATAETLACPRLQVASAIARLGKRGFLKALIV, encoded by the coding sequence ATGACAAAAGCTCTCAATCATGTTGATGTGTGCTTTGTAATTGATACAACTGGCAGTATGGGTGGTTTCATCCAAGAAGCAAAACAGCAATTGTTGGATACAATTCACCTGTTGTCCGCTGATATTGATATCGATTTGCAAGTCGGTTTAGTAGAATACCGCGATCATCCTCCACAAGATACGACTTTTGTAACTCGCGTCTATCCGCTGACTGCGAAGTTGCAGGAGATGCAGAAAAACATCAACAAACTAGAAGCTAACGGTGGTGGAGATCATCCGGAAGCGGTTTATGATGGCGTTCAGGATGCAGCGAATCAGATGAAGTGGAGACGCAACAGTTGTCGCTTCATCTTACTGGTGGGTGATGCGCCGCCACATGGTTTCCACGCAGATCGAGACAGCAGCGGCTTCACGCATACCGATCCGGCACGGTATCCTAATGGCTTAACGGTGCAGTCGGTGACGGCGGCGGCGGAAAATCAGCGGGTAACGGTTCATGCGCTGTGCATGGGAAGCGATCGCACTACGTTGCAGTCGTTTACCGCGATCGCAACTGGGACGGGTGGACAATGTGCGTCTGTCCGCGATGCTAAAGATGTTATCAGTCAAATGGTAACTGTGCTAACTAGCGAATTCCGTAACTTGGAATTTGACGGTAAAGTATTAGATACGGTACAGCGTCTTGGTTCTCTAGATGTCAGCGCTACTGCTGAAACTCTCGCTTGTCCAAGACTGCAAGTTGCATCTGCGATCGCGCGACTTGGAAAGCGTGGCTTTTTAAAGGCATTAATTGTCTAG